The Arthrobacter sp. D5-1 genome segment CGCATACCCGCTCCACCACTTCCCGGAGTCAAGCTGCGCCCGAGAACCCGGGGCTGAGTTTTTGTACAGCTGATGCCCTCACTGAGACGTTCCAGGGACGTCAGCTGTACAAAATCCCCGGCTAGGACCGCTGCTCGGCCACCAATCGCGGTACGCCAAACACCGGATCCTGTTGCAGGATGCGGACGTCCACAATCCCGTCCTCTGCCAGTTTGGCTTTGAAGGCTTCCTGCAGCCGGGGGACGTTCATGCCAAGTCCGCTTCCGAGGATTACCGGACCATCCATTCCCAGCTGGCGAACGGCTTGCCGGGCGAGGTCAGCGAGGTCCCTGCCGGCCTGTTCCACCATCGCTTGGCTGATGTCGTCTCCGGCGTCCGCGGCTTCAACAACCAGCCTCGCCTGCTGTGCCCAATAGCGGCGGCCGGTGTCCGGTGAGTGGAACATGGCAATCAGCTTTCCCGGTTCATCCACTCCGCAGGAGTCCAGCAGCGCACGGCTGAGCGCATCCGGCTCCAAGCCTTGGTTCATTCGCCTCAGACTGTGTCGGACGGCTTCACGCCCCAGCCAATAGCCGCTTCCTTCGTCGCCCAGAAGGTAGCCCCAGCCACCCGCCCGGGCCTCTTCCCCGGCGTCATTCTTTCCCCACGCAGCTGAGCCCGTACCGGCAATGACGGCAACGCCCGCACTCGCGCCGCCAGCCGCCAACAGCAGGCGGGAATCATGAACCACGGTGATGTGGGCCCCGGGCGCATGGGGGGCGATCAGGTCCGCGAGCGCCTGCGCGTCTTCCTCAGTGTCGATCCCGCCGGCGCCTGCATAGACTTCGTCAATTTCACCGCCGCCGATTTTGCCGAACAGTTCGGCGAGGTTGGCTGCTGCCTGTTCCCTGCTGACGTTTTGCACGTTGGAACTTCCGGCGCTTTCATCACGGACCGGCGCGCCATTTTGGAACCGTACGCCACGGGTCTTGGTGCCGCCGATATCGAGCCCGATGACCGTTCCACTCAAGGCCTCCGATGGGGCAGGGGAATGCTGGGCAGAGTCAAGATTGTTCACCGTGAAAGACTAGCTTGGAGCGTCCGGAGGAGAAACTGTCAATGCCACATCCCCTGTTCAACACACCGTTTATTGCTGCTCCCATGGCGGGCGGAACCTCCACACCGGATTTGGCTCGGGCCGTTCACGAGGGTGGTGGTCTGGGTTTCCTCGCTGCCGGCTACAAGAGCGCCGAGGCCATGTGCGCCGAGATCGCAGCGGCCAGGTCCCTCGGCATTCCCTTCGGCATGAACGTCTTTGTACCCGACCCACGCCAGCTCCCTCCCGGCCCGGAGGCAGTGGAAAGGCTTGAGGCCTACCGGGCAGAGCTTGAGCCTGAGGCCGCCCGGTACGGCGTGGCCTTGCCTCCCTTGCGCCTTGATGACGACGACGCCTGGCAGGACAAAATCGACGCCCTCCTCGCGGACCCGGTGGAGTTCGTCAGCTTCGCTTTCGGTCTTCCTGGCAAACAGGTGGTGACCGCGCTCCAAAAGGCCGGAACAACCGTCATTTCCAGCGTGACCAGCGTCGCTGAGGCCTTGGCTGCCGCCGAAGACGGTCCGGACGCCCTCGCCGTCCAGCACACGTCCGCGGGCGGACACACGGCTGCCTTCCTGCCGGGCACTCCGGAACCAGCGGGAGCCCCGGGCGCCGGAACCCCCGCAGCCCGGACGACGGCGGAACTGGTCGCCCAGGTGCGTGCCGCCGTCGCAGTTCCCCTGATCGCGGCAGGGGCCGTCATGGACGGCCGCGGCCTACGGGAGGTGCTGGCGGCTGGGGCGTCAGCGGCCCAAATCGGGACCGCCCTGGTTCGGACCGACGAGAGCGGTGCCCGGCAGGCGCACAAGGATGCCTTGGGTGACTCCGTGTTCACACAAACCGCGATGACCCGGGCCTTCACCGGGCGCATGGCCCGAGCCCTGGTCAACGATTTCGTCCGCGACCATCAGGACGCACCGGAGGGCTACCCTGCCATCCATCACCTCACGGCACCGGTCAGGGCGGCCTCTTCCGCGGCCGGCGATCCGCAGCGGCTCAACCTCTGGGCAGGGACGGGTTGGCAGCGGGCCCGGGAAGGGTCAGCGAAGGATGTGGTCAGGGAGTTCCTGAGCGGGCTCTGACGAGTTCCGCGAGCAACTCTCCGCCCTCGGTGACCACCAGTTCACGGAAGAGCCGCACAGCGTCCGGTTCGAAGCTTCTCTCCCGCCAGGCGAGGCCGATCTGCCGAAACGCCAGGTCGGATTCGATGGCCACTTCAACCAGTCCAAGTTCGGCTTTGGGCAG includes the following:
- a CDS encoding nitronate monooxygenase, whose translation is MPHPLFNTPFIAAPMAGGTSTPDLARAVHEGGGLGFLAAGYKSAEAMCAEIAAARSLGIPFGMNVFVPDPRQLPPGPEAVERLEAYRAELEPEAARYGVALPPLRLDDDDAWQDKIDALLADPVEFVSFAFGLPGKQVVTALQKAGTTVISSVTSVAEALAAAEDGPDALAVQHTSAGGHTAAFLPGTPEPAGAPGAGTPAARTTAELVAQVRAAVAVPLIAAGAVMDGRGLREVLAAGASAAQIGTALVRTDESGARQAHKDALGDSVFTQTAMTRAFTGRMARALVNDFVRDHQDAPEGYPAIHHLTAPVRAASSAAGDPQRLNLWAGTGWQRAREGSAKDVVREFLSGL
- a CDS encoding BadF/BadG/BcrA/BcrD ATPase family protein, whose translation is MNNLDSAQHSPAPSEALSGTVIGLDIGGTKTRGVRFQNGAPVRDESAGSSNVQNVSREQAAANLAELFGKIGGGEIDEVYAGAGGIDTEEDAQALADLIAPHAPGAHITVVHDSRLLLAAGGASAGVAVIAGTGSAAWGKNDAGEEARAGGWGYLLGDEGSGYWLGREAVRHSLRRMNQGLEPDALSRALLDSCGVDEPGKLIAMFHSPDTGRRYWAQQARLVVEAADAGDDISQAMVEQAGRDLADLARQAVRQLGMDGPVILGSGLGMNVPRLQEAFKAKLAEDGIVDVRILQQDPVFGVPRLVAEQRS